A window of Chlorobium phaeobacteroides DSM 266 genomic DNA:
GTACTGGTTGATAACACCTGCAAAGTTGGTGAAGAACGTTCATCCATGAGAAAACAGCAGAAGCTGAATGAGCTTTCGGTCATGCATTCGGATTCATCGAGAGTGGCTTTAAGCAACTCTTCAACCGAGCGGTTTTCAGCCATATCGAGAAGACGAAGGCGAAATGCTGTCAGGGCTTCGAATCGTTTTCTCTCGGTAACATCATGAATAGTGGAATAATACAGTATATTTCCGGCAATTTCAATATTATTGCTGAATACCTCCACATCACGGATTGAACCATCCGCCCTCCGATGACGAAATGAAACGCATGACTGATGCAATGATCCGCATTTCTCAGTATCCAGAGTCACCAATTCAGATGAAGTCGTATTGATTTGCTCAATATTCATCGATGTCAGCTCTTCAATCGACCAGCCATAAAAATCCACCGCAGCCTGATTGGCGTCAATAATTTTGCCTGAATGGGAGTCGATAATCAGCTTGATTTCAGAAAGGCTTTCAAAAAGTTTTCTGAAACGATCTTCGCTCTCACACAGCGCATCTTCAGCCTGCTTGCGATCGGTAATATCCAGAACGATACCGACATATCTCCCGGTGCGTCCTGCGCCATCCCTTAACGGAAAACCTTTGGACATAAGCCAGCGCTCATTGCCGTCAAGATCACGGCTTCTCCAGGCTACTTCAAATGCAACATCGTCTCTGGCGGCCCCCAAAACAGTTTTCTCGGTTTTTTCTCTATCCTCAGGATGAACTGAACTCAGCCATGCCTCGAACGTCGCATCGCAGCAAGAAGCGTTCAGTCCATAGAGCGCCCACACTTCATCTGACCAGATGACGCTGTTTGTAACCGTATCCCACTCCCATATGCCCGCATGAGTTGCCGACATAAAAAGCTGCAGTTGTTGGCGGCTTATTGCATAAACCTGTTCGGCATTCATTATGACCGGAGAACCAGAAAGAGCTTCACGTTTGTTATTATCTTCATGCATAAGTCTCTGTTTTATATACTGGACATTTCCGAATAGTCAACGACGCAGTTACATGAAAACATGCGACCATAACAATAGTATCCAACAATCTTGATGCATTATACGGACTTGAACAGAAAAAGCAGGCAGAAACCGGATACTCAACCCCGCAGCTGTCTTGTCGTCAATCAATAGTACCAATAAAAAGAATGTAGCTATTGGATTTCTTTTTTTTGAAAACATTTCCTGTCCCCCTCAGGCAATCGACTTTACCCTTAATCGGAATATGGCCTGATACAGAGCCACATGAAAGAAACAGCATCGAGCAGTATCAGGAATCCTCATATGCCAAAGCGGTACATTACCGTTACCTGAGTCATAAATGCTCCAACTCAGAACTATCATGACAGAAGACCTGTTAATCTCTTGTGTGAGGTTTAATGATTACCGATATTATAAAAACAGTTGATTACCGAAAACGCTCCCAGCATCATCGAACACCATGAAAAAACTCTCCCCTTTTTTTTTGTTTTTATTTTTCTTCACCGCAAGAATACTTCACACGACGGAAAACATCTCTCCTGTTCTTGACAAATCTGATCAAAAAGGATCTATCATTGTTCATATTCAGAATCTGAAAAAACCTGAAGGATTGCTTGGCGTTGCACTCTTCTCCTCAGAACAGGGATTTCCCGGCAAATCGGAGAGAGCTTTTGCAAAAAAAGGAGTAAAAATTACTGCCACGTCACAGGATGTAACATTTGACAATATTCCCTATGGAACGTACGCCATAAGTGTTTTCCATGATGAAAACAGTAATGAAAAACTGGATACGATGATTTTCGGGATTCCAAAAGAGGGCGTCGGGGTTTCCAATAACCCGAAAATGACAGGCCCGCCTAAATTTAAGCGCAGCAAAATTTTATCCTTGCCTCAAAACCGGAAAGAGATGATAATTTTAATGAAATATATATAATACGACCTGATTCTCTGAACATTTCCAACCATGAACAGTCAATGAAACAAACCCTTGCTCTCTTTACGCTTTCAGCGATCGCCATCGGATCGCTGATGACTGGATGCAGCCCTACAGTAAAGGTTGAAGCCCCTGACAAGCCCATCGTCATCAACATGAACATCAAAATCGATCATGAAATCAGAATCAAGGTTGACCGTGAACTCGACTCTCTTCTTGACAATAAGAAAGGTTTATTCTAATAAGGAGGATGTAAAAATGACTTTTTCAGCGATAAAAAAACCGCTTTTCAGCGTTTTCGTACTTATGATGGTTGTTATCGGCCTCTCGCTCCCGGCCTATGCGCTTGATCTTGAAACCGCCCGGTCGCAGGGGCTCGCCGGTGAGGTAGACAATGGACTTCTTGCCGTCCCCCCGGGATCTCCTGGCGACGCTCAGGGACTTATCGGGACCATTAACAACCAGCGGCGAGCAGAATACGCAAAGGTTGCGGCAGAAAACAATCTCTCGCTCGATGTTGTAGGAGGAATGATGTTCCAGAAAATCTACACCCGACTCCCTGCAGGAACATGGGTACAGGTCCAGGGGAAATGGACAAAAAAAGCCCGATAACCGCCCGATAAGCCTGTTGAACGGTGAAATGGCCGCTGAAAATCATCGCGGTTCTGCTGTTGCTGGCGCTCCTTGTTCCGGCAGCAGCATGGATTTCCTTTCCATGGTATGCCCAGTCTCTGATTGACCGGGCTCTTCAGGGAAAACCTTTTCGCGTTGAGGTATCGGGTGTGGGCATTCCCTTACCGGGCAGCATAGGGTTCCGTTCTGTCAAACTTGTATTTATAACCCCACCCGACAACTGCATACCTGCAGCGACAACCTATACCATTAATCTCGGTAGCGGAAAACTCTCATGGATTACTGAAAGTGAAGAAAAAGGGATTACGAGCAGCATCATCCCGCATAAACTTCATGCAGATCTCACCCTTGAGGCAGACTCACTTCACCTGCTTCCCGATCCAGAAAACTTCACATTCGAAGACGGTAACCCCCGCATAAGCATAAAACTCAATATCCTGCGCAAGAAAGGACTTTCAATGGAATTTCATCCACTTGATATCGCCTATAGTATCGGAAGTGCGACTGTAAAAAAAGACAAGCTCCAACTGTCAGGCCTTAATTACGATATACACGTTGCACGTGCTGAGGGTTGGCAGCAACCTCTCGATACGCTTACCGTTGCAAAACTTTACAGCGACGGCAACCCTTCTCCTGCAGGCAACTTCAGAGCCTTGTTCGGATCGAAACGAAACTCATTCAAACCATGCTCGCTCATTCTCAGTAACTGCTCAGTCGATCTTTTTCAATGGAATGCAACTTCTGACCATATCGAATACGATCTGAAAGAACAGAAAACCCGCTTTACCCTTAACCTTGCGGAAATTCCGCTGAACGAACTGCCGGGGTTCAAACAGGCAGGAAAAAATACAGTATCCGCAGAAGGAACATTGAGCGGAGCCATCCCTGTTGAGTTTCAGGACTCTACCGTACAAGTGCGCAATGCAGTGGTTGTTGCCGGAAAAGGATCCACTATCGTCTATTATACCAGTCATAACAAACCCTGGTTTTCCCTGAGTATTGGGCCTCAAAATAGCGCAGGAGAACTCCTGAAAAATTTCAATGCTACTATCATACTCAACAGTCGGCACAAAAATCTCTCCGGTATTGCCGTTCAGAACATTTCAACCGATATTTTTGAAGGGACCCTCAATTCATCACCATTTTTTTTCGATCCGGCAAAAAACGAAATGATGATGACGCTCACCATGAACAACATCCGCTTGCCAGACCACCTTACCTGGCACGGTGAATCCAGGGGCACCTTCAGCGGAGGAGTAAGCGGAACAATTCCTGTTACGTACGGGAAAAAAGGGATTTTATTCGGAAACACCCATCTTGTTTCAACTCTCACATTCAGAGACATCTCCCTCAACTCCCTGCCCGGGCTGAGCAGAGAAGGCACAAAAACTCCTTTTGCCTCGGGAAACATCAATGGAGTCCTGCCAATCGAATTTCGCGATTCAACGCTGCTGATTCGCAAAGGAATGGTTGAGGGTGAAAAAGGTTCAAAAATTATTTTCTACGATAAAAAGAACCAACCGTTACTCTCCTTTGATCTTGGCACGAAAAAAGAGGGCGGCAGGCTGCTCAAAAACCTTAACGGTTCCTTCACCTTCATAAACGGCAGCAAAAAAAATGCTGCGATTGACATAAAGAATCTTTCAACCGAAATATTCGGAGGAACACTCAATGCAACTCCCTTTACATTCGGCAACGCCGGAAAAAGCGCATCGCTGACCATCAAGTTGAATAAGATAAGCGCTCTTGACCGGGTAAAACTCTATGGAGAGTTCAAGGCTGCTCTTCAGGGAGATATAACAGGAACGGTTCCTCTTTCAATCGGCAATAAAAGCTTTTCGATTACCAAAGCCCGACTCTTGTCAAAAGGAGGGGGAACCATCAGCATAACCCCTAAAACCACGAAGCAGACAACCTCGGAACGCATCATGGGCGCATCGAAACCTGACGCCGATTACCTGTTCAGCGAACCTGGTCTTTGGTTCAGCCGCTCGTTCGATGGAACATTGGTTGCCGATTTTGCCATGAAAAAATTCGTCCACCGAAACTCGGGTGGCGAACTGATCCTGAGTTCACCAAAAGGAAAAGCCGTACTCTGGCGCAACAAAAAGAACCCGGATCTGATAACTCTTGAAAATTTCAGCGCAGGCTTTTTCGATGGCACAATCGGCATCCAAAAGGCAGACTATGATATGGTTAAAAAAAGCACTGAAACAACAATTGCACTCAACGGCATTCCCATTCAGAAACTGCTTGACCTGCAGGGAACAAAAAAAATATATGCGACGGGTGCAATAAAGGGAACGCTGCCCGTCAAAATCAAAGACCAAGTATTCGAGATACTTGACGGCGACATGGCTGCCGAAGAGAACGGACAGATCATTTACGCAACGACTCCGGAAGAGCGTGCAGCTGCTAATCAGGGGCTGCGAACAACCTATGAAGCCCTCTCAAACTTTCTCTATGCCGAGCTGTTCAGTTCGATAACCATGGCTCCGGATGGCAAATCACACATTAATATCCAGCTCAAGGGCGCAAACCCGGACTATCAGGCAGGACGACCCATAGAGCTGAACCTGAACATCGAGCAGAACCTGCTCGACCTCATGCGGAGCCTCTCCATCTCAGGGAATATCGAACAGGTCATCTCCGAAAAAGCACTCAATATGGGCAACTAAACTCATTTTTTTTCAGTCGAAACCTTCCCGACCTGCTCGGCCTTCACAAAAAAGAATCCGAGAGCTCCCGTCACCAGCCCCTGCATAGGACCAAGCCATAAGTTCGACTGTTGAAGAAAAACAAGAGTAGAATCGCAGTCTGAACAAAAGGACGGATGGAGCATAATACTTGACGCCATAACGACAAAATAGGCAACAGAGAGCCCGAGACTCAATTGATAGATAAAGGGATCTACCGTTTTTTTTTCATCCGATCCACCGCTGAAATCCTTCACCACGGCACCAATCATTAACGACAGTGTCGGCATCACATTTGGCAGAAACCAACCCCATGCATCACCGGCATGATCGACATACAATCCGCTCATGGTCTGACCGATCAACACGGCTGCCAATAGACCGGCACCTGCCAGCCAGGTGACAAGCAGGTTTTTTTTACACGCAAGTATCAGTTTCGATCTGCTCATAACCCCTCCAGTTTACCGTTGTAAAACGCTCCACAGTCGGGACCGCTCAAGATGAGCCTTTCCTGTTATACTCCCCGGAATGATCAGGGTTGCCTGCTTCGCTGTTTTTTTAAACTCATAGATCAGCGCGGTGCACCGATGCGCTTTCGTATAAAGCAGCGCTCCTGCTTCTTCCGGGAGAACATTAAACCCTCCGCTGAACCACCCTTCAACAACCTCCCTGCTCGGGCCCTTTGCTCCCTGGGTAAATCCATAGGGAGTGAAAATAAAAACGATAACACGATAATAGCCGGGATTGCCTTTAAAAAGCACCTTCAAGTATTGGGGAAAATCAGAAAACGGGCTTATTGGCGGCGTTTTCACCGACCACCTGCTATCCCCCGGTTTCGGCGTCCCGTCACTGTTTATCTGCTCAATGCGGGTAACCACGGCAAACCCGCCAGGAACAGCATAATAACTGCAATCCGAGTAACCGCACCGATCAAGCGCTGACGTGAGAATGTGGTCAACGTCACGGAAAAGAACCGAATCCTTTCCGGATTTTCTTAAAAACACATCAGGAATAACCTCTTCAGCGGAAGCTTCAGGCGGGGGCCACTCAAAATTCGGCATAACATTCGCTGTTTTTGACGGAGCTTGTGGACCTTGGGGAGCTTCAGGAGTTTGTTCAGCAGCAGGTGACGCCTCAGGCAACTGATAAGCTTCCGGTGCTGGAGCTTCGGTTTTTGCACAACCGGCACCAACAGTAATCATGAACAATAAAAACAGACGAAAACACATGCCCCGCAATGCAGGAGAGCTGTTCATCTTCACCTCCATTTTTTATTCCAGGTTAGCAATCCCTTTCCATCCACCCCATAACCGCCCTGGTAGTCTCTTTTTTCAGGATAGTCAGCGCTGTTGTAGTCGGAAATTAAAAATCAGCCAATTTCGGAAATTAGCAATCACCCAGGCAGCGGCTTTAAATTACGTCATTTTGCAATGATTTCCTACTCCTTTTTGAAGTGGTAGTTGCTTTTTTCTACGATTGCCCCCTCCTTCCGGCGATTGTTGTTGTTCGAAGATGGTTGTCCGGTGTTCGAGCCGGTAGCTCTTGCCGGTCAGTTTAATGACTTCGCACTTGTAGAGCAGCCGATCAAGCAGAGCCGTCGCAAGAACCTCGTCGCCAAGCATCTCTGCCCACTCTTTCGGGCTTTTATTGGTGGTAATGATGAATGATGTCTGTTCATGCAGTTGGTTGACAAGCTGGAACAGCCCGACGGCAACACTTTTTTCCAGCGGGAACATCATGATGTCGTCGATAACCAGCAGATGCGCACTCAACAATCGTTTGTACTCTCTTGCTGCCGCCGCTGTAATCTCTTTGAACCTGATAGTCTGGATGAGGTCATCCATGGTGCGGAACAGTGCGTGATAACCGAGTTTCAGCGCTTCATGGCAGAGCCCGCCAGCAAGATAGCTCTTGCCGGTTCCGCTTGGCCCGATAAGGATCAGGTTGAAGTTCTGGTCGAGCCAGAGCAGTTGCCGTAACTGCTGGAGCTGGACTTGGCTGATCCCGTTTTGCACTCCCGAGTCATAATGATCAAGATCATGGAGCAACGGAAGGTTTGCTATTTTCCGGCGCCGTTCAAGATGAGCTTTCCGTCGGCAGGAGAGTTCACTTTCAAGCAGGGTCAGCGCAAAATCACTGTAGGATGGTTCGCTTTTGCGCGCTTCTTCGAGCAGGAGATCGACGGTTCCTGCCAGCCCGGTGAGATTAAGTTCTCGGGCGTGTTCCTGTATGGTGGTAATGGTTCTTTCCATGGTCGTTAACTGAAAATGTTTTCATAGGTGGTTATGCCACTGCTGTCCGGCACGAACGAGAGCATCCTGTCCATATCACTTCGGAGTGTTTTCGGGCGGAAGGTGTTGAACACCGCCTGATGACTCTGTTTTTCCTCCTGCTTCCGGTAATGGTGCAGGATATCATGGAACTCACCGGACGAAAAGAGATGATGATCGACACAGTGTGCGAGGGCATCATCAATCAGCTTCTGCTGGCATCCGCTGATGGCATTGCGTACATGCAGGAACTGGTCTCGACTGTATCGGGGATAACGGTTGTGGATGCTTTCAAGAAACCGTTCCGCGTGTTCCTGATTGGTGAAAAGCAGCATGAGCGAATCCTGCAACTCTCGCAGTTTGGAGGAGGTATCACGGCGATGGTTGTTGTTGATCACCACGGTGCCTTTGCCGCTCTCAATCGGGTGATTGGCCAGCAACCTGCCCTCTTGAGCATAGAGACAAAGGGTGTTCTGCCTGACTTCCAGCACAACCAGTGTCCCCGGCCCTGCATAGGTGCCGACCGGCAGGCTATAGAAATTCCCTCGATACGAGATCGTGTTGTCTTTGCGAACGTGATACTCTTTACCGACAGTACAGGAAATCGGATAGGGTAAGGGTTCAAAAGGACGAAGATGCTGTTTCTCCACCTGCCATTCAGCATCAGGTATCAGCCGCGTTGTGGCATGTTCCTTGGCATTGGCTGTTCGTTCAAGCCAGAGCAACGCTTCCTGGTTCAGGACTTCAAGATTGACGAAGCGTCGCCCCGGCAGGAAGTTGTACTTCACATATTTGACGCCGGCCTCGATTTTTCCTTTGCTTTCCGGATCGCTTTTCCGACAGAGATGGATCTTCAGACTGCGGTGCAACAGGTATTTCCTGAATGCCTCAGTATAGAGGATAGCACCCCGGTTCTCATCGGTAACAATGGTGGAATCCTGATCATAGACCAGTGTGTGCGGTATGCCCTCAAAAAAAGAAAATGCCTGTTCATGAGCCTCAAGCACAAAACGGGTCGTAATCGGTTGCTGGCTGAAGCTGACAAACTTCCTGCGGCTTCGGGAGAGCAGCATGATCATGAAGTGCACCTTCACTTTGCAGGCATCAGCACTCGCCATCCAGTACTCACCGAAATCAACCTGCGCCTGCTCTCCGTAAGGAAGTTGCTCGACCGGATGATAGGCACGAGGGGTTCCTTTCGGTTTTGGAAGATCATAGGCTTTTCGGATCCACTGGACAAAAGAGTAGATCGTTCGAGTCGTTACCTCCGGAAAAACAGGGTGATGCTCCTTCAGCCAGTCTTCAACTTGAGTTGCACTGCAGTCAGGATAGTCGGTAACCCTATCCTTGACGAACTGTTCATAAGGCTGCAATTTTCGGAGGCGCCGCTTCTGCAGAGCAAGAAACGCACTGAATTCCTCATCGGTCATGCGGAGGAACTTGCGCACCGTCACTCTGTCCATGCCCGTCTTTCGACTGATTTGGCGGATGCTTAATCCTTCTCGGGCAAATTCCTTAACTTTGTTGTACATGGTTAGCTTTTTTAACTGTGTCCTCATAGCTCTGGGGTTTGATTTGGTTGGCACCTTCAAACTACGAGCTATGGGTGTTTTTTACGCTAACCCTGGGTGATTCTTATTTTCCGAAATTGGCTTATTCTTGTTTTCCGATCACAGCTGTAATAATAACCATACGCGTGAACGCTCAAGATGCGCCTTTCCAGTCAGACGCCCGGGAATGATCTGAATTGCCTGCTTCGATATTTTTTTAAACTCATAGATCATCGCGGTACAGCGATGATCTTTCGTATAAAGCAGCTTCCCCTCTTCCACAGGAAGAACATTAAACCCTTTGCTGAACCACCCTTCAACAGCTTCCCTGCTCGGTCCTTTTGCTCCCTGGGTAAATCCATAGGGAGTGAAAATAAAAACGATAACACGATAATAGCCAGGATTGCCCTTGAAAAGCACCTCCAGATATTGAGGGAAATCGGAAAAAGGACTGATTGGCGGTGTTTTCACCGACCACCTGCTATCCCCCCGTTTAGGAGTTCCGTCACTGTTTATCTGCTCAATGCGGGTTACGACGGCAAACCCGCCCGGAACAGCATAGTAACTGCACTCGGAATAACCGCACTGATCAAGCGCTGACGAGAGAATGTGATCAACGTCACGAAACAGAAGCGAATCCTTTCCGGATCTTCTTAAAAACTCATCGGGGATAACCTTTACTGCGGAAGCTTTAGGCGGCGGCCATTCAAAATCAGGCATTGCAATCTTATAATATAGCGGTTCTGATGGCGGCGGCGGCGGCGGCGGTGGGGCGCTTGCGGTTTTTACTGAACAACCCGAAGCTACCAGAAAAAAATGCAGTAATACCACACCGATCAACCCTTTGAGCGAAAAAAAACTGCTCATTCTTCTCTCCCCCTTTCAGGTTTAAAAAGCCAGAAAAACGGTAAGGCCCGAGCTTTTTCCTAAAGAAAGTTACGTAATCTTCAAATAACAACACAACGGAAATAATTAATAACAGGGAATGACGAAGCACTCGGAATTGTTTATGATAATAAAGAGCATAAAGAGCACCGTAATCGAGATCAACCCCCTGAACATTGAAATACGATGAACTGGAAAGAACTGTTGACCCGTCAAACCGAACAGGCCTACAAGGTAGTAACCCACCTGGTCGGCCTTTGCAATGATAGCGAACTGAATTGGAAGCCCGACGAGGAGAATAACTGGATGACCACAGCACAACTCCTCTACCATACGGCAAATTCCGGAGGAAAGCCCATGAATGGATTTGCTTCAGGAAGCTGGACATCACATGAGCATGTTGACGGCGACATGGAGAAATCAAAAAAAATGATGCCCCCGGCTACATCTATGCCTGGCGTATCAAGTATTGCCGAAGCTCTTCAATTGCTTGAAGCCGATAAAAGTCTTGCACTTGAGACCATTGCCAATGTGAGTGAAGAAGATCTGGCAACAAAACCTTCCCCTGCGCCATGGGATCCGAAACCTGTGATACTCGGCATACGGCTTCTTGAGATGGTGGAACATCTGAACCAGCATAAGGCGCAGCTTTTTTATTATCTGAAACTTCAGAACAAATCGGTAGGAACCTTTGATCTCTATGGAGTTTAGAGCTCTGCTCCTTTTCATATCGATTAAGAGGGAAAACCATACAGTCACAGTCGTTTTTTTCTACAAATCAGTAGCTTTTATGTGCATTTCTACCTGACCGTGCTTTTCGAGACACTGTCCGGAATACATTAATCCGGTCAACCTCTTATAAAAAAGCAACTTACTTTTCTTTCTTTGATTCGGCATGGTTATTGCTGCTCTATTCAGGAACAGGCCAGGAGGCAAAACTGAACCATAAGCAAAAAAGCAATGACCATGACCAGCGTAACGACACTATACGGCGAGCTTACAGGAATCGAGTTCCGGTCGCTTTTTTCAAACGGCAAGACCGATGGTTGCCTTGTAACAAAACCAAACCTGCTGAAAACCCCATATGGCGAACTGATTCCGCAATATGAAGCAGAAGATATGGGGAGACGGTCGACAAAACCGCTCTACTTCTATAAAAACGGGGCTCTTAAATCCATAGCCCTGCAAACATCGACAATGCTTGACACCCCTGCCGGGGTTATCCCGGCAGAACTCGTTACCTTTCATAAAAACGGCAGAATCAAGCGTATCTTTCCGCTTGACGGAAAACTCAGCGGCTACTGGTCGTGGCAAAACGAGTTTGCCCTTGCCAAACCCCTGAGTCTTGATTCGCCGGCAGGCAAACTGAACGCAAAAATGATCGGCGTCCAGTTTTACGAGAGCGGTGCACTGAAAAGCATTACGCTCTGGCCTGGACAAACGCTTACCGTTGCAACCCCGGTTGGCGAAATAACCGTAAGAAAAGGGCTTGCTTTTTATGAATCGGGCGAGATCCGTTCGTTCGAGCCCTTGAAAAAAGTTGAACTCCGCACCCCTATCGGTCGGGTGCTTGCCTACGATAATGAACCTAACGGCATTCACGGCGACATCAATTCCGTACAGCTCTCTGTTGACGGAAGCATCGAGGCATTCAGTACGGTTGATCATACCGTTTCGGTAGGTTTGTCAGATGAAAAGTATGAACTGTTCGAACCGGGAGAAAAAAACAATGTCTGCGGAGATGAGCGCAAGGTGAGCGTGCCGATGAAGGTTCGGTTCCATGAAAACCGGGTAATCTTTCACGATAACCCGAAACACTCGTTCGAACTGGAAAAATACCGGTTTGAAATAAAGCCCGTTATAAAAAAAGCTGCCGAGCCGGCTTACTCATGCGGGTAAAAGAAATTGCCCGATACGACTATCGCAGGTGGGACGAACCGGCATTCGGATGTTTTCCCCCTGCCAGTCGTTCCGCTGCGTTCCTCCCTGCTGTCCAGCCTGTTGAAAAGGCTGCCTGCAGATTGAATCCGCCGATCTCTCCGGCATAATCGAGAAGTTCTCCGCAGCAATACAGCCCCGGCACAAGACGCGACTCCATCGTTTTGGGATTAACCTCTTTCAAAGCGATACCCCCGGCAGAGACCTCACCCTCATCAAGGGGTACCGACTTTACCGTGCCCATTGGAAAACGCTTGAGCACATCGAGTAACGATTTTCTTTCGTCCTTTTTCAGCTCGCTCCAACGGACATCCGGCTCAAGAGCTGCATGCCGCATGATAAAGGGCACAAGCGCCGTAGGAATCGTACCATACGGAAATATTGCAAAAGAGCCGGAAGGAGGAGCAATGGGAGCTGACTGCAGAAACTTTCTCACCATTTGTGTTCCGTTCTTTCGAGCGTGCTGTAAAAACAACTCCTGCAACTCGGTGGATGTATGAGCGGGAAATAAATCGACATAAAGTTCTGCCGCACGGTGTTGGAGCGCAAACTTGGCTATCTGTCGGGAAAGTGAAAGCACGGCGGGCCCGGTAAGTCCGCGATGTGTTATCAACACGTCGCCTCGGCGCTCCACCCTCTCGTGCGATACTGAAACAAAGAGCGTGACCGAACGAAGCGATACTCCGACAAGATCTGCTGGCGGGACTTTTTTTGTTACAACCGGAGCAAGAGCAGGAGAAGGATCGATGACGCTGTGGCCAAACTTTCGGGCAAACGCAAGTCCGTCTCCCGTCGTACCGGTTGTAGCGTACGAAACCCCGCCAACGGCAAGAATAAGTGCCGAAGAGTTGAACTGCCCTCGGGATGAGTCCACCGTGAACTGTTCTGAATCGCGCTTCAAAGCACTTGCCCGGCATGAGGAAATCATATTGATTCCGGCATCAAGAAGCATTGCCTCAAAAGCTTTCAGAACATCCGCAGCCCGCTCTGAAACAGGAAAAACCTTGCCGTCAGGTCTTGCTGCGGTTTTTACCCCGTAACGATCAAGAAGCGAACAGAGATCGCTATTGGTAAACGAAAAAAACGAATGTTTAAGAAATCGCCGTTCTGCCTTATCAAAAAAGCCCTTCAGCAGAAGCTCGCCGGATTCTCCTTCATGAGTAACATTGCATTTTCCTCCGCCAGAAATCCGAAGTTTTGCGCCCTGCCTTGCATTGCGCTCAAGCAGGATTATCGTAAAGGCATCATCAGGTATGTGAAGGTTTCTCAGGGTGTCACGAGCACCAAGCGCAGCTAACATCCCCGACGCTCCCCCGCCGACAATGAGCAAATCCCCTTTCAGCGCCACGGTCAACTACCTCCAGCCGCCACCAAGCGAACGATAGAGCTCAGCCATAGCGGATACGTGCTGACGACGGATATCGGCAAGTTCAAGCTCGGCCTGCAACAGATTATTCTGA
This region includes:
- a CDS encoding DUF2141 domain-containing protein, with the protein product MKKLSPFFLFLFFFTARILHTTENISPVLDKSDQKGSIIVHIQNLKKPEGLLGVALFSSEQGFPGKSERAFAKKGVKITATSQDVTFDNIPYGTYAISVFHDENSNEKLDTMIFGIPKEGVGVSNNPKMTGPPKFKRSKILSLPQNRKEMIILMKYI
- a CDS encoding YnbE family lipoprotein, coding for MKQTLALFTLSAIAIGSLMTGCSPTVKVEAPDKPIVINMNIKIDHEIRIKVDRELDSLLDNKKGLF
- a CDS encoding YdbL family protein; the encoded protein is MTFSAIKKPLFSVFVLMMVVIGLSLPAYALDLETARSQGLAGEVDNGLLAVPPGSPGDAQGLIGTINNQRRAEYAKVAAENNLSLDVVGGMMFQKIYTRLPAGTWVQVQGKWTKKAR
- a CDS encoding intermembrane phospholipid transport protein YdbH family protein, with translation MKWPLKIIAVLLLLALLVPAAAWISFPWYAQSLIDRALQGKPFRVEVSGVGIPLPGSIGFRSVKLVFITPPDNCIPAATTYTINLGSGKLSWITESEEKGITSSIIPHKLHADLTLEADSLHLLPDPENFTFEDGNPRISIKLNILRKKGLSMEFHPLDIAYSIGSATVKKDKLQLSGLNYDIHVARAEGWQQPLDTLTVAKLYSDGNPSPAGNFRALFGSKRNSFKPCSLILSNCSVDLFQWNATSDHIEYDLKEQKTRFTLNLAEIPLNELPGFKQAGKNTVSAEGTLSGAIPVEFQDSTVQVRNAVVVAGKGSTIVYYTSHNKPWFSLSIGPQNSAGELLKNFNATIILNSRHKNLSGIAVQNISTDIFEGTLNSSPFFFDPAKNEMMMTLTMNNIRLPDHLTWHGESRGTFSGGVSGTIPVTYGKKGILFGNTHLVSTLTFRDISLNSLPGLSREGTKTPFASGNINGVLPIEFRDSTLLIRKGMVEGEKGSKIIFYDKKNQPLLSFDLGTKKEGGRLLKNLNGSFTFINGSKKNAAIDIKNLSTEIFGGTLNATPFTFGNAGKSASLTIKLNKISALDRVKLYGEFKAALQGDITGTVPLSIGNKSFSITKARLLSKGGGTISITPKTTKQTTSERIMGASKPDADYLFSEPGLWFSRSFDGTLVADFAMKKFVHRNSGGELILSSPKGKAVLWRNKKNPDLITLENFSAGFFDGTIGIQKADYDMVKKSTETTIALNGIPIQKLLDLQGTKKIYATGAIKGTLPVKIKDQVFEILDGDMAAEENGQIIYATTPEERAAANQGLRTTYEALSNFLYAELFSSITMAPDGKSHINIQLKGANPDYQAGRPIELNLNIEQNLLDLMRSLSISGNIEQVISEKALNMGN
- the istB gene encoding IS21-like element helper ATPase IstB is translated as MERTITTIQEHARELNLTGLAGTVDLLLEEARKSEPSYSDFALTLLESELSCRRKAHLERRRKIANLPLLHDLDHYDSGVQNGISQVQLQQLRQLLWLDQNFNLILIGPSGTGKSYLAGGLCHEALKLGYHALFRTMDDLIQTIRFKEITAAAAREYKRLLSAHLLVIDDIMMFPLEKSVAVGLFQLVNQLHEQTSFIITTNKSPKEWAEMLGDEVLATALLDRLLYKCEVIKLTGKSYRLEHRTTIFEQQQSPEGGGNRRKKQLPLQKGVGNHCKMT
- the istA gene encoding IS21 family transposase — protein: MYNKVKEFAREGLSIRQISRKTGMDRVTVRKFLRMTDEEFSAFLALQKRRLRKLQPYEQFVKDRVTDYPDCSATQVEDWLKEHHPVFPEVTTRTIYSFVQWIRKAYDLPKPKGTPRAYHPVEQLPYGEQAQVDFGEYWMASADACKVKVHFMIMLLSRSRRKFVSFSQQPITTRFVLEAHEQAFSFFEGIPHTLVYDQDSTIVTDENRGAILYTEAFRKYLLHRSLKIHLCRKSDPESKGKIEAGVKYVKYNFLPGRRFVNLEVLNQEALLWLERTANAKEHATTRLIPDAEWQVEKQHLRPFEPLPYPISCTVGKEYHVRKDNTISYRGNFYSLPVGTYAGPGTLVVLEVRQNTLCLYAQEGRLLANHPIESGKGTVVINNNHRRDTSSKLRELQDSLMLLFTNQEHAERFLESIHNRYPRYSRDQFLHVRNAISGCQQKLIDDALAHCVDHHLFSSGEFHDILHHYRKQEEKQSHQAVFNTFRPKTLRSDMDRMLSFVPDSSGITTYENIFS
- a CDS encoding DinB family protein, with the protein product MNWKELLTRQTEQAYKVVTHLVGLCNDSELNWKPDEENNWMTTAQLLYHTANSGGKPMNGFASGSWTSHEHVDGDMEKSKKMMPPATSMPGVSSIAEALQLLEADKSLALETIANVSEEDLATKPSPAPWDPKPVILGIRLLEMVEHLNQHKAQLFYYLKLQNKSVGTFDLYGV